In Bacillus sp. (in: firmicutes), a genomic segment contains:
- a CDS encoding OsmC family protein codes for MNGINFEKMKQTITAIQANPEQKIVKWHASASWENGVKNEICIRDFAPYYTDEPKVLGGTDVAPNPVEYLIGAAVSCFIITFEVLASQKGIKLQNVRADIEADLNAAVFLGIEEGDGGILNPVITLNTKTSATKEVIEEIVNEALLKSPVLVSLQATMQVIVN; via the coding sequence ATGAACGGAATTAATTTTGAAAAAATGAAGCAAACGATTACAGCTATTCAAGCAAATCCTGAGCAAAAAATTGTCAAATGGCATGCTAGTGCTTCGTGGGAAAACGGTGTAAAAAACGAGATTTGCATTCGTGATTTTGCACCTTATTATACAGATGAGCCTAAAGTTTTAGGTGGAACAGATGTCGCCCCAAACCCAGTAGAATATTTAATTGGCGCAGCCGTAAGTTGTTTTATCATTACCTTTGAAGTGTTAGCAAGTCAAAAAGGAATTAAACTACAAAATGTAAGGGCGGATATTGAAGCTGATTTGAATGCCGCTGTTTTCTTAGGCATTGAAGAGGGTGACGGAGGCATTTTAAATCCTGTTATCACACTTAACACAAAAACATCAGCAACGAAAGAAGTTATTGAAGAGATTGTAAATGAAGCTCTACTAAAATCCCCTGTACTTGTAAGCTTACAAGCGACTATGCAAGTGATTGTAAACTAA